The following proteins are encoded in a genomic region of Coffea eugenioides isolate CCC68of chromosome 6, Ceug_1.0, whole genome shotgun sequence:
- the LOC113775497 gene encoding uncharacterized protein LOC113775497 — protein MALAASFTLAFPSISLSSRTRISSSGSCYPLRCSIQNSSLSVSVPDTTISKCNETLSAIQNSGIIACLRAESAELALEAARAALNGGITVLEIAMSNPGVFEVLQQLVHEYPTKIIGVGTVLNLEDAKHAISHGAKFLLSPAMVMGILDDVSCSKALYIPGAMTPTEILSAFSSGAKMIKVYPVSALGGIQYIAALKKPFPHIPLIASQGITVDLVGEYIAHGATSVVLSDAIFSKKAMGERNFETIYQLSRSAASQAIEAVERCYREL, from the exons ATGGCTCTTGCAGCAAGCTTCACTTTGGCCTTTCCTTCTATATCTCTATCTTCAAGGACAAGAATTTCTTCATCTGGATCTTGTTATCCTCTCAGATGTTCCATCCAAAACTCTTCCCTCTCAGTTTCAGTGCCTGACACCACTATCTCCAAGTGCAACGAAACCTTGTCAGCAATTCAAAATTCCGGTATAATTGCTTGTCTTCGCGCTGAAAG TGCGGAATTGGCATTGGAAGCTGCTCGTGCTGCATTAAATGGTGGAATTACTGTG CTGGAGATTGCAATGTCCAATCCAGGTGTCTTTGAG GTCTTACAGCAATTAGTGCACGAGTATCCAACAAAAATAATAGGG GTTGGGACTGTTTTAAATCTTGAAGATGCCAAACATGCTATTAGCCACGGAGCTAAGTTTCTTCTTAGTCCTGCAATGGTAATG ggtattttggatgATGTTTCATGCAGTAAAGCTCTATATATACCTGGAGCCATGACTCCAACAGAG ATATTGTCCGCATTCAGTTCTGGAGCCAAAATGATCAAG GTGTATCCAGTGTCTGCATTGGGTGGTATCCAATACATAGCAGCTCTGAAAAAGCCCTTCCCTCATATCCCTTTGATTGCCTCTCAGGGCATAACAGTAG ATTTAGTTGGGGAGTATATTGCTCATGGAGCAACATCGGTTGTTTTGTCTGATGCTATATTCAGTAAGAAGGCAATGGGTGAAAGGAATTTTGAGACCATTTATCAGCTTTCACGTTCTGCAGCTTCCCAGGCGATTGAAGCTGTAGAAAG ATGTTACCGGGAGCTATAA